The Chondrinema litorale genome includes a window with the following:
- a CDS encoding SDR family oxidoreductase yields MKALFIGGSGNISTPVSKLAIERGVELYHLNRGTRKVEIPGVKVIKGDITKKDEVAAAIAGHEWDVVVNWIAFTKEDILRDYELFKDNCKQYIFISSASAYQKPLTHPVITESTPLKNPYWQYSRDKISCEETLESLYREHDFPMTIVRPSLTYDTVIPVAIGSWDDYTIIDRMKKGKPVIIHGDGSSLWTITHARDFAVGFIGLMGHQQALGQPFHITSDELLTWNQIYEAVANAAGVPLNAIHIASDFISEAAKKLDWCSMGGDFMLGNLQGDKAVSTIFDNTKIKTFVPEFNATTTFKKGIKETVEWFEADPSRMVIREENNRFMDAIIEAYQAG; encoded by the coding sequence ATGAAAGCATTATTTATCGGCGGCTCTGGCAATATTAGTACACCTGTAAGCAAACTGGCAATTGAGAGAGGGGTAGAATTGTACCATCTGAACAGAGGAACAAGAAAGGTAGAAATTCCTGGTGTAAAAGTAATAAAAGGTGATATTACTAAGAAAGATGAAGTAGCTGCTGCTATTGCGGGTCATGAGTGGGATGTGGTGGTGAACTGGATTGCTTTTACCAAAGAAGATATTTTACGCGACTACGAATTGTTTAAAGACAATTGCAAACAATATATTTTTATCAGCTCGGCTTCGGCATACCAGAAACCATTAACGCATCCGGTAATTACTGAGAGTACACCACTTAAAAATCCTTACTGGCAGTATTCAAGAGATAAAATTAGTTGTGAGGAAACTTTAGAATCTCTTTACAGAGAGCATGATTTTCCGATGACTATCGTGCGACCATCTTTAACTTACGATACTGTAATTCCTGTAGCAATTGGTAGTTGGGACGATTACACCATTATAGACCGAATGAAAAAAGGCAAGCCAGTTATTATTCATGGTGATGGTAGTTCTCTTTGGACAATTACACATGCGCGTGATTTTGCAGTAGGATTTATAGGTTTAATGGGACACCAACAAGCTTTGGGTCAACCTTTCCATATTACTTCAGATGAGTTATTAACTTGGAATCAGATATACGAAGCTGTGGCAAATGCAGCAGGTGTGCCGTTGAATGCTATTCACATTGCATCAGATTTTATTAGCGAAGCAGCTAAAAAGTTAGATTGGTGTAGTATGGGAGGCGATTTTATGTTGGGTAATCTACAAGGAGACAAAGCTGTAAGTACCATATTCGATAATACAAAGATCAAAACTTTTGTGCCTGAGTTCAACGCAACTACTACTTTTAAAAAGGGTATAAAAGAAACTGTGGAATGGTTTGAGGCTGACCCATCTCGCATGGTAATCCGTGAAGAGAACAATCGATTTATGGATGCCATAATCGAGGCATATCAGGCTGGTTAA
- a CDS encoding BRO family protein: protein MELIELFNNEIRRVWDEETQQWYLVIVDVVAVLSESKNPAGYLRDLRRRDLGLKEGWGQIATPLVVETTGGKQKINCANQEGILRIIQSIPSKNAEPFKLWLAKVGSAAIDERQNKRLAYHKKLKETQEKFYKNIKERGVDDEGFLRVVKAGDESLFDGADMNEKYSISKEDDPDDFMDSILLTGKTFATEISNHTVKQKNLQGEKNISEEHKASNKEIRSVLMKKEVTPEELPPDEDIKKMQSPTKPQKKNLKGKGENKE from the coding sequence ATGGAATTGATTGAATTATTTAATAATGAGATACGCAGAGTTTGGGACGAAGAAACGCAACAATGGTATTTAGTAATTGTTGATGTGGTAGCTGTATTATCAGAAAGTAAAAACCCAGCTGGCTATTTAAGAGACCTCCGCAGGCGCGACCTAGGCTTAAAAGAAGGATGGGGGCAAATTGCCACCCCCCTTGTAGTGGAAACTACGGGAGGTAAACAAAAAATAAATTGTGCCAATCAAGAAGGTATATTGCGCATTATTCAGTCGATACCATCTAAAAATGCAGAACCATTTAAACTATGGTTGGCAAAAGTAGGTAGTGCTGCCATTGATGAAAGACAAAACAAACGACTCGCTTACCATAAAAAGCTAAAAGAAACTCAAGAAAAATTCTACAAAAACATAAAAGAAAGGGGGGTGGATGATGAAGGCTTTCTTCGTGTTGTAAAAGCCGGAGACGAAAGCTTGTTCGATGGTGCTGATATGAATGAAAAGTATAGTATCTCAAAAGAGGATGACCCCGATGATTTTATGGATAGCATTCTGCTTACAGGTAAAACTTTTGCTACTGAGATTAGTAACCATACTGTTAAGCAGAAGAATTTGCAGGGAGAAAAAAATATTTCTGAAGAGCACAAGGCTAGTAACAAAGAGATTAGAAGTGTGCTCATGAAAAAAGAAGTAACTCCCGAAGAATTACCACCTGATGAAGATATTAAAAAAATGCAGTCTCCAACAAAACCTCAAAAGAAAAATTTGAAGGGTAAAGGTGAGAATAAGGAATAA
- a CDS encoding YHS domain-containing (seleno)protein, translated as MIKYSIIMSLQLCFMLLGFNLMAQNESDRKSNFNLEKEYAIQGYDPVAYFTESKAVKGSKNFQTNYKGIPYLFSSEKNKDTFLKTPEKYEPQYGGWCAYAMGLDGSKVKVDPETFKITDGKLYLFYNFFFNNTLKDWNTDEANLKKKADQNWKNTY; from the coding sequence ATGATCAAGTATAGTATTATCATGAGCTTGCAGCTTTGTTTTATGCTGTTGGGCTTCAATCTAATGGCACAGAATGAATCTGATAGAAAATCAAATTTTAATCTGGAAAAAGAATATGCCATTCAGGGTTACGATCCGGTAGCCTACTTTACTGAAAGCAAAGCTGTAAAGGGTTCAAAAAATTTTCAGACCAATTACAAAGGCATTCCCTATCTTTTCTCTTCTGAAAAAAACAAAGACACATTTCTAAAAACACCCGAAAAATATGAACCTCAATATGGTGGTTGGTGCGCTTATGCGATGGGGCTAGATGGCAGCAAAGTAAAAGTTGATCCTGAAACTTTTAAAATCACCGATGGTAAACTCTATCTGTTTTACAACTTCTTTTTTAATAATACTTTAAAAGATTGGAATACAGATGAAGCCAATCTGAAAAAGAAAGCAGATCAAAATTGGAAAAATACTTATTAA
- a CDS encoding DUF952 domain-containing protein, which translates to MDTIYHITDRRDWESAQFQGFYSPVSLDLEGFIHCSTPDQTEETANLYYKGRVNLVLLCIETKLVKADLRFEGAASEDSDAKREGLFPHIYGNLNLDAVVDVVAFPPNTEGKFYLPKDLK; encoded by the coding sequence ATGGACACGATTTATCATATAACAGACAGACGCGACTGGGAGTCAGCACAATTCCAGGGATTTTATAGTCCTGTTTCGCTAGATCTGGAAGGGTTTATCCATTGTTCTACCCCTGATCAAACAGAAGAAACAGCTAATCTTTATTACAAAGGCAGAGTTAATCTGGTTTTACTTTGTATTGAAACGAAGTTGGTTAAAGCAGATTTACGTTTTGAGGGCGCTGCAAGTGAAGATAGTGATGCAAAGCGAGAAGGATTATTTCCACATATTTATGGAAACTTAAATCTGGATGCAGTAGTAGACGTAGTGGCTTTTCCTCCAAATACTGAAGGAAAGTTTTATTTACCCAAAGATTTAAAATAG
- a CDS encoding alpha-L-rhamnosidase, whose protein sequence is MKKILLPLSLLLMVSYQILAQVSISETLLEHRINPIGIDIEKPRFSWKIESDKRNTMQTAYEVRVAKTEKDVSRGKNLVWASGKVNTDQSVYINYKGEDLKPNSRYYWQVRVWDNHNKTSKWSDVAYWHTGFFNTNAWTAKWISPGYTEDNSRPSPYFRKEFAASKTIKSATAFITSHGIYEARINGQRVGDAYLTPGWTSYNKRLQYQVYDVTSQIKTGANAIGVSLGNGWYRGKLAWEKGYDHFGTDISLIMQLHVQYTDGTEEVIITDDSWKSSTGPITSVEIYNGEKYDARKELTGWDKTGYDDSKWNGVKVQNFDKSNLIATYNEPIRKRETFEPQAIFRTPKNELVVDFGQNLVGWVQIKVKGKAGDEISIYHSEVLDKEGNFYTTNLRAADQENVYTLKGGDEESFEPHFTFQGFRYIKVEGFPGELKKENLTAVALYSDMEKTGTFSSSDPLINQLQHNIQWGQRGNFLDVPTDCPQRDERLGWTGDAQAFARTASYNFDVKNFFSKWLKDLAADQVNGSVPHVIPNVLGKNGHGSAGWADAATIIPWTMYLAYGDTAVLEDQFESMKSWVDYIGTKSNNNLWNTGFHFGDWLFYRPFDDNSGMAAVTDKYLIAQCFYTHSVDLVVKAAKVLGKSDDVSKYEKLAQQTRDAFKREYLTPNGRLVSSTQTAYVLALHFDMLPENLRKQAAERLVENVKRYNNHLTTGFLGTPYLCHVLSANGYNDVAYTLLMQKSYPSWLYPVTMGATTIWERWDGIKPDSTFQNPGMNSFNHYAYGAIGDWMYRNITGLDTETDVPGYKQIVIKPTTGGGLTQATASLKSNYGQITSGWDIASNVFKMHVVIPPNTTATVYIPTESENAVMENEQNITTANDIEVLGMEGKYLKVKVGSGDYKFQVATSSN, encoded by the coding sequence ATGAAAAAAATTCTATTACCTCTATCTCTCCTGCTAATGGTTTCCTACCAAATATTGGCTCAGGTAAGCATTAGCGAAACGCTCTTAGAGCACCGAATTAACCCTATTGGAATTGACATAGAAAAGCCCCGATTTAGCTGGAAAATTGAAAGCGACAAACGCAATACCATGCAAACCGCTTACGAAGTACGTGTGGCTAAAACAGAAAAAGATGTAAGTCGAGGTAAAAATCTCGTGTGGGCTTCTGGAAAAGTTAATACAGACCAATCGGTTTATATCAATTACAAAGGAGAAGATTTAAAACCTAATTCTCGCTATTACTGGCAAGTAAGAGTTTGGGATAATCATAATAAAACTTCTAAGTGGAGCGATGTTGCCTATTGGCATACTGGCTTTTTTAATACCAATGCTTGGACTGCCAAGTGGATTAGCCCCGGATATACCGAAGACAATAGCCGACCAAGCCCATACTTTAGAAAAGAATTTGCTGCAAGTAAAACCATTAAATCTGCCACAGCTTTTATTACCTCACATGGTATTTACGAAGCACGCATAAACGGACAACGCGTAGGCGATGCTTACCTCACTCCCGGCTGGACAAGCTACAATAAAAGATTGCAGTATCAAGTATATGATGTTACTTCGCAAATAAAGACCGGAGCAAATGCCATTGGTGTTTCTTTAGGAAATGGCTGGTATAGAGGCAAACTCGCTTGGGAAAAAGGCTACGACCACTTCGGAACAGACATCTCTCTAATTATGCAATTGCATGTGCAGTATACAGATGGTACTGAAGAAGTGATTATCACAGACGATTCTTGGAAGAGCAGTACCGGACCCATTACTAGTGTAGAAATCTATAATGGTGAAAAATACGATGCCCGAAAAGAATTAACTGGCTGGGATAAAACCGGATACGACGACAGCAAATGGAACGGTGTAAAAGTTCAAAATTTTGATAAATCTAACCTCATTGCTACTTATAATGAACCTATAAGAAAAAGAGAAACTTTTGAACCGCAAGCCATTTTTAGAACACCAAAAAATGAGTTGGTAGTAGATTTTGGACAAAACCTAGTAGGCTGGGTGCAAATAAAAGTGAAAGGAAAAGCGGGCGACGAAATTTCAATTTACCATTCCGAAGTACTAGATAAAGAAGGTAACTTTTATACTACTAACCTAAGAGCTGCCGACCAAGAAAATGTGTATACTTTAAAAGGCGGAGACGAAGAATCTTTCGAACCTCATTTTACTTTTCAAGGATTCAGATACATTAAAGTAGAAGGTTTTCCGGGAGAATTGAAAAAAGAAAACCTCACAGCAGTTGCCTTATATTCCGATATGGAAAAAACCGGAACATTCAGTTCTTCTGATCCATTGATTAACCAACTCCAACACAACATACAATGGGGACAAAGAGGAAACTTTTTAGATGTTCCAACAGACTGCCCACAAAGAGATGAGCGCCTTGGCTGGACTGGAGATGCACAAGCATTTGCCCGAACTGCTTCTTATAATTTTGATGTGAAAAACTTCTTTTCGAAATGGTTAAAAGACCTTGCCGCTGATCAAGTAAATGGTAGTGTTCCCCATGTAATTCCCAATGTGTTAGGAAAAAATGGACATGGCTCTGCTGGTTGGGCAGATGCAGCTACTATTATCCCTTGGACAATGTATTTGGCTTATGGAGATACAGCCGTTTTAGAAGATCAGTTTGAGAGTATGAAAAGCTGGGTAGATTACATCGGAACAAAGAGTAATAACAACTTGTGGAACACCGGTTTCCATTTTGGCGATTGGCTATTTTACAGACCTTTCGACGATAACAGTGGAATGGCTGCTGTAACTGACAAATATCTAATCGCTCAGTGTTTTTATACTCACTCAGTAGATTTGGTAGTAAAGGCAGCAAAAGTTTTGGGTAAATCAGATGATGTATCGAAATACGAGAAACTGGCGCAACAAACCAGAGATGCATTTAAAAGAGAGTACCTCACTCCAAATGGCAGGTTGGTTTCTAGTACACAAACTGCCTATGTGTTGGCTCTCCACTTCGATATGTTACCAGAAAACTTAAGAAAGCAAGCAGCCGAAAGATTGGTAGAAAATGTGAAGCGATACAACAACCATTTAACTACTGGTTTCTTGGGTACTCCTTACCTTTGCCATGTATTAAGTGCCAATGGTTACAACGATGTGGCTTATACCCTACTCATGCAGAAAAGCTATCCTTCTTGGCTATACCCAGTTACGATGGGCGCTACTACCATTTGGGAGCGTTGGGATGGAATTAAACCAGACAGTACTTTCCAGAATCCGGGAATGAACTCATTTAACCACTATGCTTATGGAGCCATTGGCGATTGGATGTATAGAAACATTACCGGGCTTGATACAGAAACTGATGTTCCGGGTTACAAGCAAATAGTTATTAAGCCTACTACTGGTGGTGGGCTAACTCAGGCAACAGCCAGCCTCAAATCTAATTATGGCCAAATTACTTCTGGTTGGGATATTGCCAGTAATGTTTTTAAAATGCATGTGGTAATTCCTCCAAATACCACTGCTACAGTTTACATACCAACAGAGTCTGAAAATGCAGTGATGGAGAATGAACAAAATATCACTACAGCTAATGATATAGAAGTACTAGGTATGGAAGGTAAATACCTGAAAGTAAAAGTAGGTTCTGGCGACTACAAATTTCAGGTTGCAACCAGTAGCAATTAA
- a CDS encoding GntR family transcriptional regulator gives MQRKRNRLLYLFQVDESKRTPKYRQIVRSVVHAIKRGDLKVGEKLPSINEVSVEFLLARETVVKAYNDLREIGIVVSKPGKGIYVRSDDVSKDYNVFLMFNKLSPHKKVVYDAFVKEMGKDARVRLFIYNNDFETFKRQIEENKGNFTHYIIISHFYGVNRPVNAVLKTLPRHQLIILDRKLDGLTEEYPAIYQDFANDISQALETAKSDLRKYQRINMVFPASSYHPDEIKKGFIHFCEEEGFDYRILHHFEYKPVHIKEAYILLEENDLLALLQTARDNKLKIGKDIGVISYNETPLKEFIANGLSVVSTDFEAMGTTAAQMVKKGEVKEIGNPFRYIKRKSL, from the coding sequence ATGCAAAGAAAACGTAATAGACTTTTATATCTATTTCAGGTTGATGAAAGTAAACGAACACCAAAATACAGACAAATTGTAAGATCAGTAGTACATGCTATAAAGAGGGGCGATTTAAAAGTAGGGGAGAAACTACCATCGATCAACGAAGTAAGTGTTGAGTTTTTATTAGCAAGAGAAACAGTCGTAAAAGCATATAATGACCTGCGGGAAATAGGCATTGTGGTATCGAAACCAGGGAAAGGTATTTATGTAAGGAGCGATGATGTAAGCAAAGATTACAATGTATTCTTGATGTTTAATAAGTTGAGTCCGCACAAAAAAGTGGTGTATGATGCTTTTGTAAAAGAGATGGGAAAAGATGCCCGCGTACGATTATTTATCTACAACAACGACTTCGAAACTTTTAAAAGGCAGATAGAAGAAAACAAGGGTAATTTTACGCATTACATCATTATATCGCACTTTTACGGAGTAAATAGACCCGTAAATGCAGTGTTAAAAACATTGCCGCGCCATCAATTAATTATACTAGATAGAAAACTAGATGGACTCACCGAAGAGTACCCTGCCATTTATCAAGATTTTGCTAACGATATAAGTCAGGCATTAGAAACTGCCAAAAGTGATTTAAGAAAATACCAGCGAATTAACATGGTATTTCCGGCTTCTTCTTATCACCCAGATGAGATTAAAAAAGGATTTATACACTTTTGCGAAGAAGAAGGGTTTGACTACCGCATCCTCCATCATTTCGAATATAAGCCTGTTCATATTAAAGAAGCTTATATTTTATTGGAAGAAAACGACCTATTGGCTCTACTACAAACAGCCCGTGATAATAAATTAAAGATAGGGAAAGACATTGGGGTAATCTCTTATAATGAAACTCCGCTAAAAGAATTTATCGCCAATGGATTAAGTGTGGTGTCTACAGATTTTGAAGCAATGGGCACAACTGCGGCACAAATGGTTAAAAAAGGTGAAGTAAAAGAAATAGGCAATCCATTTAGATATATCAAAAGAAAATCTTTATAA
- a CDS encoding GNAT family N-acetyltransferase, producing the protein MLQEFKLSDFHLLQEWVTSSELLFRFGGSTFQYPLTEEQIQTYLIVHPDRKFYIDYLEEGRPYAFGEIIPQDNDSVRLGRLLIGNPTERGKGLGVKFVNALLKEAKSHFKVNSVDLFVIKGNTAAISCYHKVGFSFTEDAPFILSHEGKDFFILKMNILLS; encoded by the coding sequence ATGTTGCAAGAATTTAAATTGTCAGATTTTCACTTGTTACAAGAATGGGTAACCAGTAGCGAATTACTTTTTAGGTTTGGCGGCAGCACTTTTCAGTATCCATTAACCGAAGAACAGATTCAAACTTACCTAATAGTACATCCTGATCGGAAGTTTTATATAGATTATTTAGAAGAAGGCAGACCTTATGCTTTCGGAGAGATTATTCCTCAAGATAATGATTCTGTTCGATTAGGTAGACTTTTAATTGGGAACCCTACCGAGCGAGGTAAGGGCTTAGGAGTAAAATTTGTTAATGCTTTATTAAAAGAAGCAAAAAGCCATTTTAAAGTAAATTCTGTAGATTTATTTGTAATTAAGGGCAATACTGCGGCTATAAGCTGTTACCATAAAGTAGGCTTTAGTTTTACTGAAGATGCACCATTTATTCTTTCGCACGAAGGCAAAGATTTTTTTATATTAAAAATGAACATTCTATTAAGCTAA
- a CDS encoding restriction endonuclease gives MKEIELPKFNETFNPILNILSDGQVIHHRDLLKKVVEKYYSDLPNELLEKETKTGEKLILNRIAWGKSYLKKGGFLMYPKRGMVQITDKGLNQNGQLSLKDVEGDLFNFYDQEKNKGITKDTEIKDSTPQDLIDKGFQEIEEQVKSELLDKLKSIDPFYFEKVILQLLKRMGYGDFIETSKTGDGGIDGIINEDKLGLDKIYIQAKRYNENKVREKDIRNFIGAMSGDTTKGVFVTTSAFDNGAVKKAREAHHTIILIDGNKLVDLMHEYNVGIQIKSIYEVKELDEDFFEGQ, from the coding sequence ATGAAGGAAATAGAATTACCTAAGTTCAATGAAACATTTAATCCAATATTAAATATTTTAAGTGATGGTCAGGTAATACATCATAGAGATTTATTAAAGAAAGTTGTAGAGAAATATTATTCAGACCTTCCTAATGAACTTTTAGAAAAAGAGACAAAAACAGGTGAAAAATTAATTCTTAATCGAATAGCTTGGGGAAAGTCTTATTTGAAAAAAGGTGGTTTTTTAATGTATCCAAAGAGAGGGATGGTACAAATAACTGATAAAGGACTAAATCAAAATGGTCAATTAAGTTTGAAAGATGTTGAGGGGGATTTATTTAATTTTTATGATCAAGAAAAGAATAAAGGTATTACAAAGGATACTGAGATAAAAGATTCTACTCCTCAAGATTTAATTGATAAGGGGTTTCAAGAAATTGAAGAACAAGTTAAAAGTGAATTATTAGATAAGCTAAAAAGTATAGATCCCTTTTATTTTGAAAAAGTAATTCTTCAACTTCTGAAAAGAATGGGGTATGGAGATTTTATTGAAACTTCCAAAACTGGTGATGGTGGTATAGATGGGATTATTAACGAAGATAAATTAGGCTTAGATAAGATATATATTCAAGCTAAAAGATATAATGAGAATAAGGTTAGAGAAAAAGATATAAGAAATTTTATCGGTGCAATGAGTGGAGATACAACTAAAGGTGTTTTTGTAACTACTTCTGCGTTTGATAATGGTGCGGTGAAAAAAGCTCGTGAAGCTCATCATACAATTATTCTCATTGATGGTAATAAGTTAGTAGATCTAATGCATGAGTATAATGTGGGAATACAGATTAAATCAATTTACGAAGTAAAAGAGTTAGATGAGGACTTTTTTGAGGGGCAATAA
- a CDS encoding SMP-30/gluconolactonase/LRE family protein has product MKKTISGLFLLLTMLTACNKEVAETQKEEQQTEITYQTTGSIERLSEKLDALISKDAKLEILASGFNWSEGPLWLESENKLIFSDVPENKIYQWSPGDTTASLYLEPSGYTGTAVHGGEMGANGLILDADNHLILCQHGNRQLARMVSPITQPSSDFEPIANNWEGKKFNSPNDVVLSKKGIYYFTDPPYGLPKLAEGMEGDPLENNPAREIPFEGVYSVKDGEVELQSNELDRPNGILLSPDESKIYVANSDPKRPIWMVYDLSEEGNFINERVFFDASELAKQAPGMPDGMKADDKGNLFATGPGGVLVFTPEGEHLGTIKTSVATANCAFNADYSVLYITADMHLMRLVLKP; this is encoded by the coding sequence GTGAAAAAAACTATCTCAGGATTATTCCTACTATTAACGATGCTGACAGCTTGTAACAAAGAAGTTGCGGAAACTCAGAAAGAAGAACAACAAACTGAAATAACTTATCAAACTACTGGCAGTATTGAGCGATTAAGTGAAAAACTGGATGCACTTATTTCTAAAGATGCAAAGCTCGAAATACTGGCATCTGGATTCAATTGGTCTGAAGGTCCGCTGTGGTTAGAGAGTGAAAATAAGTTGATTTTTTCTGATGTGCCAGAAAACAAAATTTACCAATGGTCACCCGGAGATACAACTGCTAGTTTGTATTTGGAACCATCTGGTTATACAGGAACAGCAGTACATGGTGGTGAAATGGGTGCAAATGGATTAATTCTCGATGCTGATAATCACTTAATTCTTTGCCAGCATGGTAATCGCCAATTGGCTCGAATGGTTTCGCCGATTACTCAACCTTCATCCGACTTTGAACCAATTGCCAATAACTGGGAAGGTAAGAAATTTAATAGTCCGAATGATGTGGTTTTAAGCAAGAAGGGTATTTATTATTTTACCGATCCACCATATGGATTGCCAAAATTAGCAGAAGGAATGGAGGGTGATCCTTTAGAAAATAACCCGGCAAGAGAGATTCCTTTTGAGGGAGTTTATAGTGTGAAAGATGGAGAAGTAGAATTGCAGTCTAATGAGCTAGACAGACCCAATGGTATTTTACTTTCTCCTGACGAATCTAAGATTTATGTAGCCAATTCTGATCCCAAGCGACCTATTTGGATGGTTTATGATTTAAGTGAAGAAGGCAATTTTATTAATGAAAGAGTATTTTTTGATGCAAGTGAATTAGCCAAGCAAGCTCCCGGAATGCCCGATGGAATGAAAGCAGATGATAAAGGAAATTTGTTTGCAACTGGTCCCGGTGGCGTATTGGTTTTCACACCCGAAGGCGAACATTTGGGAACAATAAAAACGAGTGTTGCAACTGCCAACTGTGCTTTTAATGCAGACTATTCTGTATTATACATTACCGCCGACATGCATTTAATGAGATTGGTATTGAAGCCTTAA